Proteins co-encoded in one Psychromonas sp. L1A2 genomic window:
- the ubiG gene encoding bifunctional 2-polyprenyl-6-hydroxyphenol methylase/3-demethylubiquinol 3-O-methyltransferase UbiG: MSKLTSTNTVDASEVAKFEAMADEWWDPQGKFKPLHMLNPLRVEYIVEQIATQFNRNLNSTKPFKGLRLLDIGCGGGLLSEPMARLGAEVVGADAAARNIPVAQVHAKQSGLTIDYRNTMAEALVDEGELFDVILNMEVIEHVASPQALLNACEALLNKSGLMLCSTINRNPKSYLVAIIGAERVMRWLPAGTHQWHKFIRPPELADMFKVTRLELIDKRGFIFNPLLWRWSLSKSDLSVNYVMAVIKPA, encoded by the coding sequence ATGAGTAAGTTAACATCCACCAATACAGTTGATGCGTCGGAAGTAGCTAAATTTGAAGCAATGGCTGATGAATGGTGGGATCCGCAAGGAAAGTTTAAACCTTTACACATGTTGAATCCTTTGCGTGTTGAATATATCGTTGAGCAAATAGCGACACAATTTAATCGAAACTTAAATAGTACAAAGCCTTTTAAAGGTTTGCGATTATTAGATATTGGTTGTGGTGGTGGGCTGTTAAGTGAGCCTATGGCACGTTTAGGTGCTGAAGTGGTAGGTGCAGATGCTGCTGCAAGGAATATTCCTGTTGCACAAGTTCATGCTAAGCAATCTGGTTTAACGATAGACTACCGTAATACCATGGCAGAAGCTCTAGTTGATGAAGGTGAGTTGTTTGATGTGATCCTTAATATGGAAGTCATCGAACATGTTGCTTCTCCACAAGCACTTCTAAACGCTTGTGAAGCATTACTAAATAAAAGTGGGTTGATGCTTTGCTCTACGATCAATCGTAACCCCAAAAGCTATTTAGTCGCTATTATTGGTGCTGAAAGAGTAATGCGTTGGTTACCTGCTGGGACACATCAGTGGCATAAGTTTATTAGACCGCCCGAGCTTGCTGATATGTTTAAAGTTACACGTCTGGAATTGATCGATAAAAGAGGGTTTATTTTTAATCCATTATTATGGCGATGGTCATTATCGAAGTCAGACTTATCAGTTAATTATGTTATGGCTGTAATAAAGCCTGCTTAG
- a CDS encoding DUF3081 family protein, whose amino-acid sequence MDVNKLRKRDLLQAFDLVTTKGKKTDGVYELSGVKASQDFDGYTCWLSFKDLTVTLLFHGAFDMDYEDEDTQKVFFKKISKMIDDKESF is encoded by the coding sequence ATGGACGTAAATAAATTAAGAAAACGAGATTTGCTACAGGCTTTTGATTTAGTCACGACTAAAGGAAAAAAGACTGATGGTGTCTATGAACTTTCAGGCGTAAAAGCGTCTCAGGATTTTGACGGATACACTTGTTGGTTATCATTTAAAGATCTGACCGTGACTTTATTATTCCATGGTGCATTTGATATGGATTATGAAGATGAAGACACTCAGAAAGTGTTTTTTAAAAAGATATCTAAAATGATAGATGATAAAGAAAGCTTTTAA
- a CDS encoding CreA family protein yields the protein MLKKLKMIGIILLILIISFFVLKGCSDDEVGDVSLGLFTTQDIKLNMLKDPIVTGVTCHVASIEADLSFSDPSDSAIACRQTGPITSAMIAEIDKSKSGDVVFKKSKSIFFKTMKIRRVYDKENQTLMYVSYSTKETSGSFKHSLSTVPLWGTDAYQSSTKASSETTKEIATELTIEK from the coding sequence ATGTTAAAAAAATTAAAAATGATAGGCATTATATTGCTAATACTTATTATCAGCTTCTTTGTATTAAAGGGATGTTCTGATGATGAAGTGGGAGATGTAAGTTTAGGTTTATTCACTACTCAAGATATTAAATTGAATATGCTAAAAGATCCGATTGTAACCGGTGTGACTTGTCATGTTGCATCAATAGAAGCAGATCTTAGTTTCTCTGACCCAAGTGATAGCGCGATTGCTTGTCGTCAAACAGGACCAATCACTTCTGCAATGATAGCTGAGATTGATAAGAGCAAATCTGGTGATGTAGTATTTAAAAAATCTAAGAGTATTTTCTTCAAAACGATGAAAATAAGACGCGTTTATGATAAAGAAAACCAAACACTTATGTATGTTTCTTACTCTACTAAAGAAACATCTGGCAGCTTTAAGCATAGCCTTTCTACTGTCCCTTTATGGGGAACTGATGCTTACCAATCTTCAACAAAAGCATCATCAGAAACGACCAAAGAAATAGCGACAGAACTAACAATAGAAAAATAA
- the hemH gene encoding ferrochelatase, with protein MSRFSGITDNPHKDRFNQKTGILLTNLGSPDEPSTKAVRIYLQEFLSDPRIVEIPRLVWMIILHGIILRIRPKRSAKLYKSIWTENGSPLTHITRLQRDKLSALLKQQGYENTEVVMSMRYGNPSIESGLEELREKGFTRIVVLPLYPQYSSPTIGSTFDAVSNVLRKWRWVPELHFINGYHKNTTYIDALANSISEDLKKHGTPQKLVFSYHGMPKLFLDNGDPYYCLCLQTTRLVVEKLTLDKDLQLDKENVISTFQSRFGKAEWLKPYTDATLQGLPEQGIKDIAIISPAFSADCLETLEEIEGENREIFEEAGGEKYRYIAALNDRDDHIEAMLDVLKPNL; from the coding sequence GTGTCACGTTTTTCAGGAATTACCGATAACCCTCATAAAGATCGTTTTAATCAAAAAACAGGTATTCTGCTAACTAATCTAGGTAGTCCTGATGAGCCTTCCACTAAAGCGGTGAGAATTTATTTACAAGAATTCTTGTCCGACCCTCGTATTGTTGAAATTCCACGCCTAGTTTGGATGATTATTTTACATGGCATCATTCTTAGAATACGCCCTAAACGTTCTGCAAAACTCTACAAAAGCATTTGGACTGAAAATGGATCGCCTTTAACCCATATAACACGTCTTCAACGAGATAAATTAAGTGCGCTTTTAAAGCAACAAGGGTACGAAAATACCGAAGTGGTTATGAGTATGCGTTACGGTAATCCTTCCATTGAATCTGGTTTAGAAGAGTTGCGTGAAAAAGGCTTTACTCGCATTGTTGTATTACCTTTATATCCTCAATATTCAAGCCCTACGATAGGCTCTACATTCGATGCTGTTTCCAATGTTTTGCGTAAATGGCGTTGGGTGCCTGAATTACATTTCATTAATGGTTATCATAAAAATACAACTTACATCGATGCGTTAGCGAATAGTATCAGTGAGGATTTGAAGAAACACGGGACGCCACAAAAACTCGTTTTTTCATATCATGGTATGCCAAAGTTATTTTTAGATAATGGTGACCCTTATTATTGTTTATGCTTACAAACAACACGTTTAGTGGTTGAAAAACTAACATTAGATAAAGATCTACAGCTAGATAAAGAAAATGTTATTAGTACTTTCCAAAGTCGTTTTGGCAAGGCTGAATGGCTAAAACCTTATACCGATGCGACATTGCAAGGTTTACCTGAGCAAGGTATTAAAGACATAGCAATTATCAGTCCCGCTTTTAGTGCCGATTGTTTGGAAACATTGGAAGAGATCGAAGGTGAGAATAGAGAAATATTCGAAGAGGCGGGTGGTGAGAAGTACCGTTATATTGCAGCATTAAATGATCGTGACGATCATATTGAAGCGATGTTAGATGTATTAAAGCCTAACTTATAA